Sequence from the Falsibacillus albus genome:
GATTAATTTTCGTATAATACTTTATACGGATTTAACAAATTTTGGTTTCATTTTTTTACACGTTCATTCAGGGCTGTGATTAACCAAGGGGGAAGGTTTTTTTTACAATACGGTCAGCGCAATACGATGGTTTCATTTCTCGTTATGCAGAAATATTTTTTATAAAATCAATCAGGAAGCATCTATCCTCTGGAAATGTTAATTCAAGTTCCACAAGATCATTAATCGATTTCCAGGCGATATCATAGATTAATTGATCGGGGTCTTGAATTTTCCGTTCTCCCCCAACAACCTTCACAGCGAAATAATGCGCTTCATATGTGACTTGAAGTTCCTCGTATGTTCCAGTCTTAATTTTGATCTTATCCACGATATCAACCTTATAGCCTGTTTCTTCCTCAACTTCCCGGACACAGCACGCTTCGAACGATTCGCCTGTATCTCTCCCGCCTGTCGGAACGGACCATGTTTTTGATTCCTCTGGCTTTCCTTGAAGCACCATTAACACTTCGCCATGTACATTAAGGCACACGGCTGTTGATCCCTCCCATTTTAGCACCGAGCATCGTCTCCTTTGTTTGAATTTTTACACACTCTGACCAACATACTCCACTCCATTTCATTGCTGGCAGTTGTTAATGGCCAGTCTCTATTCCATGGGCTTTTGCTTATTTCTTTTAAAAATGAACTGTTGACCTAGGACAACGGCATTATTTTTTCATACTTTATTAAGACGAAGTATATTTTTGAAAGGTGGAGAGTGTTATGCAGGCACAGCCATTACGCGGTGCTCAAGAGCTTTTGTGTATCAATGCAGAAAAAATTTATGACTGGGTCATTTTACAATCCAGTGAATCAAGAAGAGTGACAGCATTAGAATTAGATCTACCGGCATCAGGTTTCAACCCTTGTTCTCCTGAAGTAAGTAACTTAGTGACAACTTGTGTTTTAACCGATTCATCCGGTACACCGGTTTCCCTTTCTTCTCCGAATGCGGTTTCTATTCAAGAAATCGGGACAAGGGAATCCCGGCAGTTTATGGTGGATGGAGCGGTTGTAACGCTTCAGGATGTTTCATGGGTTAAATCTTTTTATATTGTATTGGAATTTACAGGAAATAACGGAGTCACCCCATTCCTTTTAAGAAGCGCTCCGATCCTGTTTGAAATCCCGGAATCCGCCTTCTTATGTGCGCCAGACGGTACAGACTTGCTTGTCCGGTTGACTGAGTTCAAATGCCGGACTCGTTTGAATTGTTTCGACGCCGAAGTTACCTCAGTCGATGTTTATCTCACTATTTGCCAATCAGTACAGACATTTGCTGATGTAACGATCGAACTTGAAGCAGAATTCTGCCAGCCTCGGGACATCATCAACGAACAATGTCCAGCACCAATCGTCCCTCCTCAATGTCCGGTCATTTTCCCTGCCAACGGTCCAGCGGCGAGGTAAGCAAAAAAAGGCATGAAATATTTACAATTCATGTTTAAAGAGGATTATTATCCTTTTTAAAGGTTTTGGCTATTTGAAGAAACAAGATTAAAAATCCGCGATTAAGGAGAATCGCGGATTCCCCACGGAAAGAGAGGCAATTTTGCTTGCATAAAAACAACTAAGATTGCGAAAACAGCCTTCATTTTACATAAGTGTGTTCATTCTAGGCTCTGCTAAAACTGGACTTTAAACAAGGTGATCATAAAAAATTTCCTATCCATTTAATTTTACACTCTATTTACAATAATACCCATGGACCATTACTTCAATTTATTTCAAGGGGAAATACGAATGGTCCTTTATGAGGAATCTCTTCGAATTCTGGAAAGTATCACCGAAAGTCCTCTGACAAAAGGGTGATTTTTCTTTGTTTAATTGTCGCACAAATTTTAATCTTCCTTAAATTCACCAGCCTATAATTGGCATTGTTCAACAATAAAGATTACAGGATAGGAGCGTGAAGAAGGTGAACAAAAAGAAATGGTTAGGAGCAGCATTGACGACACTTGTAATTGGTTCTTCAACAATTGCCTATGCAGGTCATCATGATGTAGCAGGGCCGACTTCCGATGTAAGCGGCATTACTTCACATGATTGGAAATTGACACCTGCCGGCACACAACTTACACTTGGAGATTTCCCTATGGGAGGAGTTCTAAGCCCTGATGGCCAGTTTCTTGTTGTCTCGAATGACGGTCAAGGGGAGCAATCACTGCAAGTCATTGATACACAGACAGAGAAAATCGTACAAACTCTTTCGTTCAATTCGCCTCAAGCCTTGTATCTAGGTGTTGTATTCAGTCCAGATGGACATAAGCTTTATGCATCAGGTGGAGGAAATAATGAAATACGGACCTTTGACTTTAATGAGGGGAGGCTCACTGAGAAAAAGGCCATCTCTTTAAACCAGGATACACAGAAAAATCCTTACCCAGCTGGTCTGGCAATCTCTCAAGACGGGAAACAGCTTTTTGTTGCAAACAACCTGGATCATACCGTTTCAAAAATTAATACAAAAACACAAAAAGTAATAAAAACGACAAGCGTCGGTAAAAATCCTTACACTGCATTTCTCAGTAAAGATGGAAAACAATTGTTTGTATCCAATTGGGGTGAAAGCAGCGTATCCGTTCTTAACCCGAAAACAATGGATGTGATTAAAACCATTCGTACCGGA
This genomic interval carries:
- a CDS encoding NUDIX hydrolase, whose translation is MLKWEGSTAVCLNVHGEVLMVLQGKPEESKTWSVPTGGRDTGESFEACCVREVEEETGYKVDIVDKIKIKTGTYEELQVTYEAHYFAVKVVGGERKIQDPDQLIYDIAWKSINDLVELELTFPEDRCFLIDFIKNISA
- a CDS encoding BMQ_0737 family morphogenetic spore coat protein — its product is MQAQPLRGAQELLCINAEKIYDWVILQSSESRRVTALELDLPASGFNPCSPEVSNLVTTCVLTDSSGTPVSLSSPNAVSIQEIGTRESRQFMVDGAVVTLQDVSWVKSFYIVLEFTGNNGVTPFLLRSAPILFEIPESAFLCAPDGTDLLVRLTEFKCRTRLNCFDAEVTSVDVYLTICQSVQTFADVTIELEAEFCQPRDIINEQCPAPIVPPQCPVIFPANGPAAR